The following coding sequences are from one Paenibacillus tundrae window:
- a CDS encoding chemotaxis protein CheW, whose product MDENIQYINFSVGEQFFALRIDEVQEIIRMVPVTTVPFGSPEIRGFTSLYGKVVSVVSLRVLLGMPDQEDTSATRIIVVPYKDGFVPLIVDTVDSVVTYERFEKPAEEHKSFMSGIFNEIGYGEDHTAGILNLEALLGSLTHS is encoded by the coding sequence ATGGATGAGAACATTCAATATATTAATTTCTCGGTAGGAGAGCAGTTCTTCGCACTTCGGATTGATGAAGTTCAAGAAATCATTCGAATGGTGCCGGTTACAACGGTTCCTTTTGGAAGTCCGGAAATTAGAGGATTCACTTCGCTATACGGGAAAGTTGTCTCCGTTGTAAGCTTGCGTGTGTTGTTAGGCATGCCGGATCAGGAGGACACTTCTGCCACACGGATTATTGTTGTACCGTACAAAGATGGGTTTGTACCTCTTATTGTAGATACGGTTGATTCGGTCGTAACATATGAACGATTCGAAAAACCTGCGGAAGAACACAAAAGCTTCATGAGTGGAATCTTCAATGAAATCGGGTACGGTGAAGATCATACAGCAGGTATTTTGAACCTTGAAGCATTGCTGGGCAGCTTAACCCACTCGTAA
- a CDS encoding copper amine oxidase N-terminal domain-containing protein — MNNNTTKISALMALSLALGGGSALAAAPNTIQPAPLITAAAQTEQASTIKVLVNGAPAANGYKTSADKEPMLALRSLTEALGYELEWNKEDKSAELTQGNLWTRVVTGQDQYSVNKMLLTLGTAPEIINGTLYVPASFAEKVLHAQVTTTGNAVTIVSEEAVKNITERGVITRIHKDGSYPSVQIGGAGLDGIVLNLNDDTVFKSAEGKEISLDDLTLGMNVEAVHSAITTRSLPPQTPTYQITVLDVAGSEAETPPLEVLGTAGTVERVQTTADTTQIEISGTRLTETAPERVILNITDATQLVDHEGNPAQLTELTEGAKVIGFYSPTLTRSLPPIGTAWKLVLETPDAQPTADEQTDAEQAK, encoded by the coding sequence ATGAACAACAACACGACAAAAATAAGCGCCCTTATGGCACTATCCTTAGCTTTGGGTGGAGGATCGGCACTGGCAGCAGCACCAAACACAATACAGCCCGCACCCCTGATTACAGCAGCAGCTCAAACAGAGCAGGCATCTACAATTAAGGTACTCGTAAACGGCGCACCTGCTGCTAATGGCTACAAGACTTCAGCGGATAAAGAGCCTATGCTGGCACTACGGAGTCTTACCGAAGCTCTGGGCTATGAACTTGAGTGGAACAAAGAAGATAAGTCTGCCGAATTGACCCAAGGTAACTTATGGACACGCGTAGTTACAGGCCAAGATCAATATTCCGTGAATAAGATGCTGCTCACGCTAGGAACAGCTCCGGAAATTATCAATGGCACATTGTACGTTCCTGCTTCGTTTGCCGAGAAAGTTCTCCATGCACAGGTGACGACTACCGGAAACGCGGTAACCATCGTATCGGAGGAAGCTGTGAAGAACATAACCGAACGCGGTGTTATTACAAGAATTCATAAGGACGGCAGTTATCCATCTGTGCAAATTGGTGGAGCTGGTCTGGATGGAATCGTTCTTAACCTCAATGATGATACCGTATTCAAATCCGCTGAAGGTAAAGAGATTTCGCTCGATGATCTTACCCTAGGAATGAATGTAGAAGCTGTGCATTCTGCTATTACCACACGCAGCTTACCACCACAGACACCAACCTATCAAATTACGGTATTGGATGTGGCTGGATCAGAAGCTGAGACACCACCCCTAGAAGTTCTGGGTACAGCAGGTACAGTTGAACGCGTTCAGACTACAGCGGATACAACACAGATCGAAATATCCGGCACACGCCTGACAGAGACAGCTCCAGAGCGTGTTATCTTGAACATCACGGATGCGACACAACTCGTAGATCACGAGGGCAATCCTGCCCAGTTAACCGAACTGACAGAAGGTGCTAAAGTGATTGGATTCTATAGCCCTACGCTGACGCGTAGTCTGCCACCGATCGGAACAGCCTGGAAACTGGTATTAGAGACACCTGACGCTCAACCTACAGCTGATGAACAAACAGACGCTGAACAAGCAAAGTAA
- a CDS encoding RidA family protein, translating to MSRQQVFTGSPWEPLVGYCRAIRVGNRIEVAGTTAMQDGVVVGAGDPYAQTRFILQTIEKALQELGADLTHVVRTRMFVTDISRWEEVGKAHGEFFGQIQPVATMVEVSALIDPLLMVEIEVEAVIESEEA from the coding sequence ATGAGCAGACAGCAGGTGTTTACAGGTTCTCCTTGGGAGCCGCTTGTCGGTTATTGCCGGGCGATCAGAGTCGGCAATCGAATTGAAGTGGCAGGCACAACGGCGATGCAGGATGGTGTCGTGGTAGGTGCAGGTGATCCATATGCACAGACCAGATTTATTTTGCAGACGATTGAGAAGGCATTGCAAGAATTAGGTGCAGACCTGACCCATGTTGTGCGAACTCGAATGTTCGTTACGGATATCTCTCGGTGGGAAGAAGTAGGTAAGGCGCACGGAGAATTCTTTGGACAGATCCAGCCTGTTGCCACCATGGTTGAAGTTAGTGCACTTATTGACCCTTTACTTATGGTAGAAATTGAGGTTGAAGCTGTAATCGAGTCTGAGGAAGCATAA
- a CDS encoding methyl-accepting chemotaxis protein encodes MTLKTKVIFIVTAICILLAAPIGYISLYVIEKQATESVDDELQSTVQKAVTEVDGWAMTQAKVIETVGKVINDTVPLQEISMEHLQAFQLPSNKEDIATIYFGLEDGTYLDGAGFQPDASFDARQRPWYLAIKASNQLTFSDAYVTQAGVQSIFIGVPLHDENGNFQGAISENISLNSIKDEISSIQTDNGFTFLLDRTGVVLSHPNHDLLNTPLAEQSDYTEVVGKMLAEPSGMSEYTYNNDRQLIYYEKIPNTNWIAATSISKSAALAEFTKVRQLFIAFIVIFTLILAALAYFLALKTIKPLIAMKNSAQQLAAGDLTVQVSVKGKDEIAQLGASFNEMSSSLRTLIQQVDQSAQQVQSSSQTMFKDASGSNEIAGQISTVIDEIAKGAGEQAESIQAGAEMVSGINQVIDQITDEARQASETILDVNHAMESGNDAIARQNDLSQAGHESTNRVETSNQLLLSKLSEISVITNSIQNIAAQTNLLALNASIEAARAGEHGKGFAVVAGEVRKLAEQSSQSVAGIDQLLKDLHAAGQQSATELEQFRLNSAAQSDSMADTSASFERIRQSIDEIIHKINSITTGMNEIKSGAAQVSDVMTGLAAVAEESAASTEEAASSTTEQSQSIGNISVAAKALSDHADQLLREVSRFNTESK; translated from the coding sequence ATGACGCTAAAAACCAAAGTCATTTTCATCGTCACCGCTATCTGTATCCTGTTGGCAGCCCCCATTGGATACATCTCTCTCTACGTTATTGAGAAGCAAGCTACAGAATCGGTCGATGATGAGCTGCAAAGCACCGTTCAAAAGGCTGTAACCGAGGTCGACGGCTGGGCGATGACGCAAGCCAAAGTGATTGAAACCGTCGGAAAGGTCATCAATGACACTGTTCCACTTCAAGAAATTAGCATGGAGCACCTCCAGGCATTTCAGTTGCCAAGTAATAAGGAAGATATCGCTACGATTTATTTTGGACTTGAGGATGGTACATATCTAGATGGTGCAGGTTTTCAACCGGATGCATCCTTCGATGCGCGTCAGCGTCCGTGGTACCTTGCTATCAAGGCTTCTAATCAGCTTACTTTCAGTGATGCTTATGTAACCCAAGCAGGTGTACAGTCTATTTTTATCGGGGTACCTCTGCATGACGAAAATGGGAACTTTCAAGGTGCCATCTCGGAGAATATCTCTCTGAATTCGATCAAAGATGAGATTAGCTCCATCCAAACCGATAATGGATTCACCTTTTTGTTAGACCGAACCGGTGTGGTACTCTCCCACCCCAATCACGATCTGCTGAATACGCCGCTTGCTGAACAGAGTGACTATACAGAAGTCGTAGGTAAAATGCTTGCAGAACCTAGTGGAATGTCAGAGTATACATACAACAATGATCGCCAGCTCATCTACTATGAGAAAATTCCGAACACTAACTGGATAGCAGCGACATCGATCTCCAAATCAGCTGCTTTGGCAGAATTCACGAAGGTGAGACAACTGTTTATTGCATTTATCGTGATCTTTACTCTAATTTTGGCTGCTCTTGCCTATTTCTTAGCCTTAAAAACGATTAAGCCTTTGATTGCGATGAAAAACAGCGCACAACAATTGGCCGCAGGTGATCTCACCGTGCAGGTTTCCGTTAAAGGAAAAGATGAGATTGCTCAGCTCGGAGCATCCTTCAATGAGATGTCATCTTCACTTCGCACCCTGATTCAACAGGTCGATCAGTCTGCACAACAAGTGCAATCTTCCTCTCAGACGATGTTTAAGGATGCATCAGGCAGTAATGAAATTGCGGGGCAGATCTCAACCGTTATTGATGAAATTGCCAAAGGTGCAGGCGAACAAGCCGAATCCATTCAAGCCGGAGCTGAGATGGTATCAGGCATCAATCAAGTGATCGATCAAATTACAGACGAGGCACGCCAAGCATCCGAAACCATTCTGGACGTGAATCATGCGATGGAGAGCGGAAACGATGCGATCGCAAGGCAGAATGATCTCTCTCAAGCAGGACATGAATCAACCAATCGAGTGGAAACGTCCAATCAATTGTTATTAAGTAAGCTTAGTGAAATCTCAGTCATTACGAATAGTATTCAGAACATCGCAGCCCAAACCAACCTATTGGCGCTAAATGCCTCCATTGAGGCTGCCCGCGCTGGGGAGCATGGCAAAGGCTTCGCTGTAGTCGCTGGTGAAGTACGTAAGCTTGCGGAACAATCCTCTCAGTCTGTAGCTGGAATCGATCAGTTATTGAAGGATCTACACGCTGCAGGTCAACAGAGTGCAACCGAACTGGAACAATTCCGCCTGAATAGCGCGGCACAGTCCGATTCCATGGCAGACACCTCAGCATCCTTTGAGCGTATTCGCCAATCTATTGATGAGATCATTCACAAAATCAACTCGATTACGACAGGTATGAACGAAATCAAATCAGGTGCCGCTCAAGTGTCGGACGTTATGACAGGGCTAGCAGCCGTTGCCGAGGAAAGTGCCGCCTCTACTGAGGAAGCTGCTTCTTCCACAACGGAACAATCCCAATCGATTGGCAACATATCCGTTGCAGCCAAGGCTTTGTCGGACCATGCGGATCAATTACTACGCGAGGTTAGTCGTTTTAATACAGAATCTAAATAA
- a CDS encoding DEAD/DEAH box helicase, translating to MMQSLYGVWLGDVFFCFSGETSEPRVDAWSHVVRRLNFGDGGRLFQPAALRLAELRWPNPMRNAAEAKGTKRRQLLGRTLEGLAMSPKDTFKLLLHWDDSILNAAGIQAGEEIKYWVKAAEFTQELLLRGEIAPAAEFAAKTGARRRTGQETLTGVWRPRLLHEADVERFRELAEAMPPIGLSAPGAYASAEPESREEAGATVLFSFMSGMVHAVVTGELESMDSEMSRYRTQFRRGSSPVSELWWNSLISMFRPVTVQGATEELTEFMEIIQDAGGTSMPLMRTVEIAPTEGEIKLVLRLEPPLGELETLWGITFWVDSVQEPGLRLPARTIWAHPERDLDRGKVQYAAIAEQLLMALGYATELAPELETALLEPRPEGIKLSQQAFFEFLTHAVPRLQKSGVTVLMPSRWSRAGKRRAGLRLQMLNRGTEQTPSAPSALGMEQLVAFKAEPMIDGKPVTPEELAALAEATVPYVMFRGEWIEVDTKEIRQVLRYMKKEEEQYMPLSEWLHLAAEEGEDAAWKGLSVFGAESEGLLSFLLDGQVLRSIEPRQVPKELHGELRPYQERGYQWLSAMRELGFGVCLADDMGLGKTIQVITCLLDLKHEEQLIAAQEAEENDGQTLETRADGTSEWDAAAYSQGVHLPALIVCPTSLLGNWQRELKRFAPDLTLYIHHGGQRLHGSAFQAEAQAHDIVLTTYHLAGRDGPDLASLQWSTVVLDEAQYIKNYRTKQAQSVMRLSAPHRIAMTGTPVENRLSELWSIFQFLNPGYLGTASSFRQRYTGTGTSEENGASLRELHRLVSPFMLRRLKSDPDIRKDLPEKLELKSYCSLTPEQTVLYQRVVDDLMGGLDGRNGIARKGIVLSSLTKLKQICDHPVLADSNRKDHAKVEASGKMERLLELVDAIRDNGESALIFTQYVAMGELLVSRLTQRYEEEPYFLHGGVSKIQRDEMVETFQKGEGPSLFVLSLRAGGVGLNLTRASHVIHYDRWWNPAVENQATDRVFRIGQNRNVQVHKLICQGTLEERIDELIESKKALSEQVVGSGENWLTEMSDDELRGLISLQGETWL from the coding sequence ATGATGCAATCGCTGTATGGTGTATGGCTTGGTGACGTGTTTTTTTGTTTTTCCGGTGAAACATCGGAACCACGTGTAGATGCTTGGAGTCACGTGGTCAGACGGCTAAATTTTGGCGACGGGGGTCGTCTATTTCAGCCTGCCGCTCTGCGCCTTGCGGAGTTGCGCTGGCCGAATCCGATGCGTAATGCTGCTGAAGCCAAGGGAACGAAGCGTCGCCAATTACTTGGAAGAACGCTCGAAGGACTGGCAATGTCGCCCAAAGATACATTTAAGCTGCTGCTTCATTGGGATGACAGCATACTGAATGCGGCAGGCATTCAAGCTGGAGAAGAGATTAAATATTGGGTAAAAGCAGCCGAATTTACACAGGAATTGTTGCTGCGTGGAGAGATTGCGCCAGCGGCTGAATTTGCTGCGAAGACAGGAGCGCGTCGGCGCACGGGGCAAGAAACGTTGACCGGTGTATGGCGCCCGCGCTTATTACATGAGGCGGACGTGGAGCGATTCCGAGAATTAGCTGAGGCTATGCCACCAATTGGCCTATCTGCGCCGGGGGCTTACGCTTCTGCGGAACCGGAATCGCGAGAAGAGGCAGGCGCGACTGTCTTATTTTCATTTATGAGCGGCATGGTTCATGCCGTTGTCACAGGTGAACTGGAGAGTATGGATAGTGAAATGTCACGGTACCGGACGCAATTCCGGCGTGGATCTTCTCCAGTATCAGAGCTGTGGTGGAACAGCCTAATCTCGATGTTCCGCCCTGTGACCGTACAGGGGGCAACGGAGGAACTGACTGAATTCATGGAGATAATTCAAGACGCAGGGGGCACATCCATGCCCTTGATGAGAACGGTAGAGATTGCTCCTACAGAAGGTGAAATTAAACTTGTATTACGGCTTGAGCCGCCCCTTGGCGAACTGGAAACATTATGGGGCATTACATTCTGGGTAGACAGTGTGCAGGAGCCAGGGCTGAGACTGCCCGCTCGTACAATCTGGGCTCATCCAGAGCGTGATTTAGATCGGGGTAAGGTTCAATATGCTGCTATTGCAGAACAACTATTAATGGCACTAGGGTACGCAACGGAGTTGGCTCCAGAGCTTGAGACTGCATTGCTTGAGCCACGTCCTGAAGGGATTAAGCTCTCACAGCAAGCCTTCTTCGAATTTTTAACACATGCCGTACCTCGTTTACAGAAGTCTGGGGTGACGGTACTCATGCCTTCTCGCTGGAGTCGAGCGGGCAAGCGTCGTGCCGGTTTACGTTTACAGATGCTGAATCGTGGCACAGAACAGACGCCGAGCGCTCCATCTGCACTGGGCATGGAACAGCTTGTGGCGTTTAAGGCTGAACCGATGATCGATGGTAAACCTGTGACGCCTGAGGAGCTTGCTGCATTGGCTGAAGCGACGGTTCCGTATGTGATGTTCCGCGGTGAATGGATTGAAGTGGATACGAAGGAAATTCGCCAAGTTCTCCGGTACATGAAAAAAGAAGAAGAACAATACATGCCTCTGTCTGAATGGCTGCACTTGGCCGCAGAAGAAGGCGAGGATGCCGCATGGAAAGGTCTGTCTGTATTTGGCGCAGAATCGGAAGGTCTGCTCTCCTTCTTACTGGATGGACAGGTGCTACGCAGTATTGAACCACGTCAGGTGCCCAAAGAGCTGCATGGAGAGCTTCGCCCTTATCAGGAACGGGGATATCAGTGGTTATCGGCTATGCGAGAGCTAGGGTTCGGCGTATGTCTGGCGGACGATATGGGTCTGGGTAAGACGATTCAGGTTATCACCTGTCTGCTCGACCTGAAGCACGAGGAGCAACTGATCGCGGCGCAGGAAGCGGAAGAGAATGATGGGCAGACATTAGAGACGCGAGCAGATGGCACATCGGAATGGGATGCCGCTGCGTATTCGCAGGGAGTTCATTTACCTGCATTAATTGTGTGTCCAACATCCCTTCTGGGAAACTGGCAGCGGGAACTGAAGCGGTTCGCCCCTGACTTAACCCTCTATATTCATCATGGCGGACAGAGACTGCATGGTTCTGCGTTCCAGGCAGAAGCACAGGCGCATGATATCGTGTTAACGACGTACCATCTAGCTGGACGGGATGGGCCTGATCTCGCGTCACTGCAATGGTCTACTGTGGTGCTGGATGAAGCACAGTATATTAAAAATTATCGTACGAAACAGGCGCAGAGCGTGATGCGTCTGTCTGCTCCCCACCGAATTGCAATGACGGGTACGCCGGTAGAGAACCGGCTGAGCGAGCTATGGTCCATTTTCCAATTCCTGAATCCAGGGTACTTAGGCACGGCTTCGTCGTTCCGCCAGCGCTATACAGGTACAGGAACCTCGGAAGAGAATGGGGCTTCTCTGCGGGAGCTTCACCGACTTGTGTCTCCATTTATGCTGCGTAGGCTCAAAAGTGATCCGGACATTCGTAAGGATCTGCCAGAGAAGCTGGAACTGAAATCCTACTGTTCCCTGACGCCAGAGCAGACGGTGCTGTATCAACGTGTCGTGGATGATCTGATGGGTGGATTGGATGGCAGAAATGGCATTGCCCGCAAAGGGATTGTGCTCTCATCGCTGACCAAATTGAAGCAGATCTGCGATCATCCGGTGCTGGCAGACAGCAATCGGAAGGATCACGCCAAAGTGGAGGCATCTGGCAAGATGGAACGCCTGTTGGAGCTTGTAGACGCCATTCGAGACAACGGAGAGTCTGCATTGATATTCACGCAGTATGTGGCTATGGGAGAGTTATTGGTATCACGATTAACACAGCGCTATGAAGAGGAGCCGTATTTCCTGCATGGCGGTGTGTCCAAAATACAACGGGACGAAATGGTCGAGACCTTCCAAAAAGGGGAAGGGCCTTCGTTATTTGTCTTATCTCTTCGTGCAGGCGGCGTAGGTCTGAATTTGACACGTGCAAGTCATGTCATCCATTATGATCGCTGGTGGAACCCTGCGGTGGAGAACCAGGCAACGGATCGGGTGTTCCGGATTGGACAGAACCGTAACGTACAGGTGCATAAGCTGATCTGTCAGGGGACGTTAGAAGAACGGATCGATGAACTGATCGAAAGTAAGAAAGCTCTCTCGGAGCAGGTCGTAGGTTCCGGCGAGAATTGGTTGACCGAAATGTCAGACGATGAGCTGCGTGGACTGATCTCGCTCCAGGGCGAGACATGGTTATAG
- a CDS encoding alpha/beta fold hydrolase: MLMETRTYTTEMGITNHEATTILLTGSTGFIGKETVKQLINENSNLILLVRSKVRAKATLQAYGITDYSRITFVQGDLSVSGLGLNTEDYKLALGANVIIHAGGTMDVTLERTVAERIFMNGAKEIAALAEEIHRAHGLRHLIHVVGFMSPYGKSATESEGSTGETSLTPSGNWHSASSNMLHTESAYEHMKFEADAYIRQHAERCAYPLSVVNPSTVVGAYPTGETEQTGGIGMLVQAMSKGRMPIIPGGASHWLPLISNDVVAQTIVYLSREVESNGGTYPVLLPKEDSPNMKELIQLMATTLDVPSPRWSAPLPMIHAAMKAGGERISGIPPESISFITKQRFDVEQTEQLFLRMGQKIPNVVPLLPHVIADLDYRLTNPIFAAAALPEGWVRTRKGNLAVLVHEGHGEPWVIIHGLMSSADEMLPLGQALQRLTGNPIWLVDLAGFGRSPALNAVQDEAGFKGQVKAIAEVLNEISGSFRLVGHSIGANLAGAVLREYNRKDVQLAVLQPVWTASDDAVQRLASKLPRRMLQKQLSRMSPRRLVRQFKRADSTTIDETALLAYAERVSTSLRSPRIAGASADLLRWIQRPDRAVVPTYDEAIRTLFVWGRADTGYGRPQELPTTLKCAELPYGHQFPIFHPQETARILADWQTEQELKTHA, from the coding sequence ATCCTGCTTGTACGATCCAAAGTAAGAGCCAAAGCGACACTACAAGCATACGGAATAACGGACTATAGCCGAATTACGTTTGTTCAAGGGGATCTATCCGTTTCGGGACTTGGGCTTAATACAGAGGATTATAAGCTAGCACTTGGAGCGAATGTCATCATTCATGCGGGTGGAACGATGGATGTGACACTGGAGCGAACGGTTGCAGAGCGCATTTTTATGAATGGGGCTAAGGAAATAGCAGCGCTTGCTGAAGAGATTCATCGTGCACACGGATTAAGACATTTAATCCACGTTGTTGGTTTTATGAGTCCGTATGGGAAAAGCGCTACAGAATCAGAGGGTTCTACTGGAGAAACGTCCCTTACTCCATCAGGGAATTGGCATAGCGCGAGCAGCAACATGTTGCATACCGAGAGTGCCTATGAACATATGAAATTCGAAGCAGACGCGTATATTCGTCAACACGCGGAGAGGTGTGCTTATCCTCTATCCGTTGTGAACCCAAGTACAGTTGTGGGTGCATATCCAACGGGAGAAACGGAACAAACAGGTGGCATTGGCATGCTTGTACAAGCAATGAGTAAGGGAAGAATGCCGATTATTCCTGGGGGAGCATCTCACTGGTTGCCTCTCATATCCAATGATGTGGTCGCACAAACCATTGTTTATCTATCCAGAGAAGTAGAATCGAACGGAGGTACTTACCCTGTATTATTGCCAAAGGAGGACAGTCCCAATATGAAGGAACTCATTCAACTTATGGCGACAACATTGGATGTACCTTCACCTCGGTGGTCAGCTCCTCTTCCAATGATTCATGCAGCGATGAAGGCTGGTGGAGAACGAATTAGTGGTATCCCGCCAGAGTCCATCTCATTTATTACGAAGCAGCGTTTTGACGTGGAACAGACGGAGCAGTTATTTCTTCGCATGGGGCAAAAAATACCTAATGTCGTTCCGTTACTACCCCATGTCATTGCTGATCTAGACTATCGTTTGACTAATCCGATCTTTGCAGCCGCAGCTCTACCTGAAGGTTGGGTGCGGACACGAAAAGGCAATCTAGCAGTGCTTGTCCACGAAGGTCACGGCGAGCCATGGGTAATCATTCATGGATTAATGAGTAGTGCAGATGAAATGTTACCTCTGGGGCAGGCGTTACAGCGTTTAACGGGGAATCCAATTTGGCTAGTGGATCTTGCAGGATTTGGTCGTTCTCCAGCTCTAAATGCAGTGCAAGATGAAGCAGGTTTTAAAGGTCAGGTTAAGGCGATTGCGGAGGTGTTGAATGAGATATCTGGTTCATTCAGACTCGTAGGGCACTCTATTGGGGCAAACTTAGCTGGAGCAGTCCTGCGAGAATATAATCGGAAGGATGTTCAACTGGCTGTGCTACAACCGGTGTGGACAGCTTCTGACGATGCCGTTCAACGCTTAGCGTCTAAGCTACCTAGAAGAATGCTGCAAAAACAACTCTCCCGAATGAGCCCACGGCGCCTAGTAAGGCAATTCAAACGTGCAGACTCCACTACGATAGACGAAACTGCACTTCTAGCATATGCCGAGAGAGTCTCTACTAGCTTGCGATCCCCTCGGATCGCTGGAGCCAGTGCCGATCTTCTTCGCTGGATTCAGCGTCCGGATCGAGCTGTCGTTCCAACCTATGATGAAGCAATAAGAACACTATTCGTGTGGGGCAGGGCAGATACCGGATACGGGCGTCCGCAGGAGCTTCCGACTACCTTGAAGTGTGCAGAGCTTCCTTATGGACACCAGTTTCCGATTTTTCATCCACAAGAGACAGCAAGGATACTTGCTGATTGGCAAACAGAGCAGGAATTGAAGACACATGCCTGA
- a CDS encoding M15 family metallopeptidase: MKSRTGRQRSITVMLSSFILCGMLLSACQDGSSANESQNPSTAGNTQQESDGTTIHFTDDTGTDGSTPNEGQDTPATDSGEDTDHGSDAASEGENQGSSADGNEATADDPVMQERSVSALQNTIDSQSVVTNAEAMTVIVNKQRSLPEGYEPSDLVEPNVKFSFDEPHEKRHMRKEAAGALEELFAGAKADGIELRAVSGYRSYQRQVSIYNNNVKTKGEAYASRVSAVPGRSEHQTGLAIDVSSPSVGNVLEEVFGSSKEGQWLDEHAAEYGYVIRYPEGEEDVTGYVYEPWHIRYVGKELAQDIVKSGLTLEEYFDEANIKL, from the coding sequence ATGAAATCACGTACAGGCAGACAACGGAGCATCACAGTGATGCTGTCCTCATTTATATTATGCGGCATGTTGCTATCCGCTTGTCAGGACGGTTCGAGTGCGAATGAGAGCCAGAATCCGAGCACAGCAGGCAACACACAGCAGGAATCGGACGGCACAACCATTCATTTTACAGATGATACGGGAACAGATGGCAGCACTCCTAATGAGGGGCAGGATACCCCAGCTACAGATAGCGGTGAGGACACAGATCACGGTTCAGATGCAGCGTCAGAAGGGGAGAACCAAGGTTCCTCTGCTGATGGGAATGAAGCGACAGCAGATGATCCTGTGATGCAGGAGCGTAGTGTCAGTGCATTGCAAAATACAATTGATAGTCAATCGGTCGTGACTAATGCAGAGGCGATGACTGTAATCGTCAACAAACAGCGTAGCTTGCCAGAGGGTTATGAGCCGAGTGATCTCGTTGAACCCAATGTGAAGTTTTCTTTTGACGAGCCACATGAGAAACGGCACATGCGTAAGGAAGCTGCCGGGGCGTTGGAGGAGCTGTTCGCAGGTGCAAAAGCGGATGGCATTGAGCTTCGTGCCGTGTCTGGCTATCGTTCGTATCAACGCCAAGTATCCATCTACAACAATAATGTCAAAACTAAAGGTGAAGCATACGCTTCGCGTGTAAGTGCCGTACCAGGTCGAAGTGAGCATCAGACCGGACTTGCGATTGATGTATCCAGCCCAAGTGTGGGCAATGTGCTTGAAGAAGTATTCGGATCATCCAAAGAAGGCCAATGGCTGGATGAGCATGCCGCAGAATACGGCTATGTGATCCGGTATCCCGAAGGCGAAGAGGATGTGACGGGTTATGTTTATGAGCCATGGCACATTCGCTACGTGGGTAAGGAACTAGCGCAAGACATCGTTAAGAGTGGATTAACCCTCGAAGAATACTTTGATGAGGCGAATATCAAGTTGTAA